In candidate division KSB1 bacterium, the sequence TTTCTAACTGCTTTCAGCGACGGAGACCCAATCATGCGAGGCCTCGATCGGGTGTTTCAGAAGGAAGTACCGGGCGCTAAAGGACAAGAGCATGTCACAATCAAGGGGGCTGGCCATTTCCTGCAGGAAGACAAGGGTGTTGAATTGGCTCAAGTAACGTTGGAGTTTATTAAAAAAACAAGCTAGCCTGCATTATTCATGAACCTCTATTTTAGGCACAAAACAACAATGCTAAGTTGTTCTAAAAATAGAGATAAGATAGTTTGTAGTCCACGCTTTAGCGTGCTCATTGGCAGCCTAAAGGCTGTACTACAAACAGATAACATCTGATATGAATAAGGCAGTCTAGTTTCAAATTGAGATTTGGAGAGTTATGAAATGGATGGCAGTAAAGAAGAAACTTACCCAGACAGGTTTGCTCCGCTTGAAATAGAAGCGGATGTGTTTCGAGAATTAGGTCATGAATTGGTGGATCAAGTTGCGGATTTTCTTGCAACTTTGCCGGAACGACCGGTTACCACGGGTGAATCGCCTTCTATGATAAGAAGTTTGCTTGGTGAATTGCCTCTTCCCAAACATG encodes:
- a CDS encoding aspartate aminotransferase family protein; the protein is MDGSKEETYPDRFAPLEIEADVFRELGHELVDQVADFLATLPERPVTTGESPSMIRSLLGELPLPKH